CCATCCAAAACCTCCTTGACTGCTTGTGTTTGTAACCTGTCAATCGTAATGGAGCAGATAGCGCAGATCCACGGCCATATCTTCCCCTTTGGTCTCAAAAGGGAATACCAGACGCAAACGGCCGTTCCGATCCATCACACTTACCGTCGCCGTATGATCAACCAGATAGCCAGTGGCTGGCGTTCCCTCATGTTTTTGGTAATAGATGCCCAACTGCGTGGTAACGCCTAACAACTCAGCCTCGCTGCCGGTCATGCCAATAA
This DNA window, taken from Candidatus Leptovillus gracilis, encodes the following:
- a CDS encoding SCO family protein, with amino-acid sequence IGMTGSEAELLGVTTQLGIYYQKHEGTPATGYLVDHTATVSVMDRNGRLRLVFPFETKGEDMAVDLRYLLHYD